In the Harmonia axyridis chromosome 3, icHarAxyr1.1, whole genome shotgun sequence genome, one interval contains:
- the LOC123676121 gene encoding uncharacterized protein LOC123676121: MGRGDKRGSGHRSDSASSNLVGKFTQSVRRIVQDVKDEGTASGLTKEEVIETNERLRAVRIRMDESYDMAKKALVTLMGKYNDSKSVHNVFQRYGLLKAMIKEVIRLETQYWTLVDIPKQEKQETVPAFVLRACAIMEKTQKSGEGVKTSARLAEEAQEKRERIDRLEDMTTAQIEAENTQMTNDLYRLLKKYSGLRNLIRQLKTEYSNAKLYPMVLRYTMLKDMIKDILLHPDYMEVCHEVDA, encoded by the exons CATCATCAAACCTAGTCGGCAAATTCACCCAAAGTGTTCGAAGAATAGTACAAGACGTCAAAGACGAGGGCACCGCTAGTGGTCTAACTAAGGAAGAGGTCATAGAAACCAATGAAAGGCTACGAGCTGTTAGGATCCGAATGGACGAGTCGTACGATATGGCGAAGAAGGCCTTGGTTACCCTTATGGGCAAGTACAATGATAGCAAGAGTGTCCACAATGTGTTCCAGAGGTACGGCTTGCTTAAAGCAATGATAAAG GAGGTGATACGGTTAGAGACCCAATACTGGACCCTCGTGGACATACCGAAACAGGAGAAGCAGGAAACGGTGCCCGCGTTCGTGCTCCGTGCCTGTGCCATCATGGAGAAGACGCAGAAGTCTGGCGAGGGGGTCAAGACCTCCGCCCGGCTGGCTGAGGAGGCCCAGGAGAAGCGGGAGAGAATAGATCGTTTGGAAG ATATGACGACTGCACAAATCGAAGCTGAGAACACCCAAATGACAAATGACTTATACCGATTACTCAAGAAATACTCTGGCTTGAGGAATCTTATCAGACAACTGAAG ACTGAATACTCAAACGCTAAGCTGTATCCCATGGTTCTTCGATACACAATGCTCAAGGACATGATCAAGGACATCCTCCTACATCCTGATTACATGGAGGTGTGCCACGAGGTGGATGCCTAG